Genomic segment of Anguilla rostrata isolate EN2019 chromosome 13, ASM1855537v3, whole genome shotgun sequence:
TGTAAACTGAATGGCccattctcatcattatgtattcttatgctcTTTCAGCAACATTAACATATTATCCTCAGATTTGCTCATCCAAAAATAAGAGTTCAATTTCGTTCAACAGGACACAAAGATTCAATTCTAATCCAAGAcatttgcaaaaatacaaacaacttttatttgtcatacaaaaaaaagtatacaaCCTTTTGTAGGCACAAATAATTACCAATGTGAACATGTAACATTTTTAGCAGGTACCACTGGTACAAATTATAACCAGAGCAGACAGGGATCAGGATCATGGGGGATCACAGAGACAGGTCAGTCTGTTGAAGCCCTCAGTTTGACCCCACCCAGGACCCACACACCgtactgccctacaaagcctaactgcagcaACTACGCAAAGGgtgaaactgagaaaaatggctttaaagtgttttaaccgGCCAGCCGTCATGGTATTTGGGCATAAAAATCACCTCATGAATTCATatacaattagtgcaatatcacttaCATACCAATAACCCATTGGGGCTGGCCACTTCAAACACGTTAAAGCCATGTTTCTCAGCTTTACTttttgcgtagttactgcaggctttgtagggcagatCCATATCCCCACGCAGCAGCATTTCTCGTCTCAGATGGTCAGCAGGAACCTTGCCAGTGTGCTGTggcacactccccccccccctcccctcccacacccccacacccctcacacccccAGCCTTGTTCATGAAGCTGCATTGTGCATTGAGTTATGTACTTCCCCCATATTTTATTAAACCGACCATTTAGACGAGAGTTGCGTCAGTCACAGCGGCAGGTATAGGCCCTTCGCTAAAGAAAACTCTAAACATGAAAGTAATTCACTGAACTCAAGGTGTAAAGTGTACGTCATTTCCTAatcaaaagaaaactaaaacatcCTCTGGGAGGGAGCATTTCCAAACCCGACGCGCCCATTGTTTCAAGTCTCAACCCCAGGTGCCCTGTCGTTAGAgccttttttttgcctttggaaAGCAAAGTGAGTTTGAGGTTGGCTCTGGAAAAAACCTGCAATCTAATTAGTTCCAATAAGTTTTATCCACTGAGCTCATCCCTGTTCTCATTGTACTTCCCTTTGTCTCTCAGTATTGACCTTAGCCCAGACTGCTACTACTGCCAACAGTGCATagtaaacataaacatattttagagTAAAATTACTTTCAAAGGTTCATTGCTATGGTCATTGCAATCTTCTTTGACAACAACATGACAgcacatgcagggcagtgggtccccaggacccaGGCTTTTGAAAGTTAACAGGAGGATTTTGTTGTTGATCCGTTGTTTTATTGGAAGCCAGTGAAGGCCACGGAGAATGGGGGTGATGTGATTCCAGGACTTGGTATTGGTGAGGAGACGTGCAGCAGAGTTTTGGACCATTTGCAGTTTACGGAAGGATTTGGAGCTGATGTCAGACAGAAGagtgtttctgtacatttcagtacattttccTTCCTAATTGCCTTGCTagaaaactatttatttattttgattaaatgttaaaacttTGGATCTACACAGACTTAGATGAATTTCATTTGAATCACTGCCTTCTTTTGGAGCCCCATCTATACAACACTATGGAGAAGTGTTGTAACTGACAACTTTTTTATTGGCAAGTGACATCGCCTGGACCAAGTTAGACAGACTTATTTCACATCAGCGTATCTACTGTGGGTTATAAGCCCAAAAAGTGAGGCTTTTCTAGTCAGCAAATGAACATAATAACAGTACATGCATCCAAAATGCAATATATTCCTACACAACTTGTTTCATATGATGAAAATTCTGATAAAAAGTTGTATTTTGCACCGCAAAACCTGTGTGATTACATATTGTGGGTGATCACAATAATCtgcacaatcacaatcacaatttgcatttgcaaaaatgtaCACAAGAACCAGAAAATACTTATTTTGAGTGGTGGTTGGCATGACCGGCAGTTCAGGCACgtgcaggggggggtggggcggagggTGCTCAAGCACCTGCCCCTTTGCCCCTTGCTGTCCAAAGTGCCCTTTTGTCAAGgcgttttttgtttgttatgccCGTTTTGAGCGCCTGCCCCTCTAAAGGTCTCTGCTTGGCCCTGAGGAAGTTACCACTTAATGGTAAAACACTACAACATTAATACTTCTACAACATGCAGAATCCTTGTCGAGCCTTACTCACAGAAGAAagactacaaaaacaaaaacaaaaagagtaaATCAAGCAAAAACAGCCGATTACCAATATCACAGttgcattaaatatttcagtcaAAGACTGTAGACAGCTTGAAGGTctgctgtaattaaaatatggGTGAAGTAGTGGAGACCCCctaaaagcttctttttttctacacGATTGCCATACCCATGATGGGGGTCTTTATTGGGGTTCGTATTTAACACAGAATAGCCTTAAGCACTGAGGCGTTCCTGCTATACCCATTAATGAATTGTGGGGAAGACAGCCACCCACAAGGAGGCCAGGAAACACTCACTGAAATGCTGAGTGTTCCCAATGGGTAGCAGGACACGTGTACGATGTCACGGCTGACCCTGGCATGACTTGACTAGCGAGGAGCAGCTGCTGTCTCCGCTCTCTTCCACGGGTCTGCGACAGGGAGTGTCtgaagagggaagagaagagaagggaggACAAGGAAATGAAATGCTCAAGACGCACACCTGACCAGGCGGCACACAATCGAGCATGAGGCACCACAACAGCTGTGGATCAGCTGCGGCTACGCACATGTCACATGTGCACAGTGCCTTTTGGCttatgcatcacacacacaatgcagcaaAATACCAGACACCGAGCCAatatgtacctgccttcttCTTGTAGTTCTGGGTGAAAGGAACGATTAGGTGCTTGCAGATGACAGGAGACAGAAGGATGAGAAGGAGAATTGGTGGCACAGCAATGGCGTAACCAGGGAAACCTGCAGAAGGCAGAAGCATTCAGCAATCTCAGGTTTACAGTGCAGCTTCACACATCCACTGCACTAGGCAATAAACAACTCAAGCCAAAAGCTGTTGAAAGGaatttattgtaaatacaataactgaaaaacaaaacttgtgCAATATGAACaaagtacattacaggcatttagcagatgctcttatccagagcgacttacacaactttcacatatcatttacattttcttatacagctggatatatactgaagcaatacagattaagtaccttgcccaagagtacaacggcagtgttctacctgggaatcaaaccactGAGctgtaggttacaagaccaactccttacccattatactacattgccaACATAAAAAACGTATTTTAGCATATGCATATCCAGCCattatattattcttattttgccCTCATGGTGACTGCCTACGGGATGCGATGAGAAATACCTCCAGGCTTCGAGACTGGAGGTGTGTCTGCACTCAGAGAAACAGATGCGGAGGCAGAGGCGGTGGTGGGTGGAGTGACGGAAGGGGAGGCGGAGGCGGTGGTTTGGGGAGACGTCATGGCCACGGCTGCAGACAAGGTGACGTGCTTCTTGTTGTCGAGGCCCGAGACAGAAGAAGGATCCTGGGGGTTGGATGTCCGGTTGTTCCCCGGGTCGTCGTGACACTCCACATCCGAAGTGTGAGAGCCCGGTTTCCTCACTCCCCGGGTCCCGCAACTGGGCAAGGGAGACAACACGTGAGCAACATTCAAACATCCGCCATCCACTGTCCCGCGGAAGAAAAATTCCcttgaggaagaggaaaaagtCCAGGTTCAATCAAGACTCTGAATGACTGACTTGATGAAAAGAAACAGGACTATAGTCATAAAGCATTCACTCTCTGTTTTCCCACTTACGATGAGGCTAAATAGTCAAACGTTTCAAAAGGTAAGCTGCCCTGATTGAATTTTACTTTTCTCTTTGATTATCTCGGAAATTATTGTTGATTGGATAAATGCTAGAAAAGACAAAACATCTTCAGATGAAATAAATCTTTCCGTACTTGGTCCAGTCTTCGCACTTTTTGCCAGCAATATTGTTGAATTTTCCTTGTTGACATCTTACACATTTCTTtcctgaaacag
This window contains:
- the si:ch73-361p23.3 gene encoding tumor necrosis factor receptor superfamily member 4; amino-acid sequence: MDASIRLLCCLTWFCICLKFLSGAPNLCPPGHEKKYGTGNCVPCPDYAFQSTPNNGISCKNCRTCEEARGSEFISKCTSTADAECRCREGFVAREKDQSSCKCDRGSELDETGKKCVRCQQGKFNNIAGKKCEDWTNCGTRGVRKPGSHTSDVECHDDPGNNRTSNPQDPSSVSGLDNKKHVTLSAAVAMTSPQTTASASPSVTPPTTASASASVSLSADTPPVSKPGGISHRIP